One window of Salmo trutta unplaced genomic scaffold, fSalTru1.1, whole genome shotgun sequence genomic DNA carries:
- the LOC115189721 gene encoding 23 kDa integral membrane protein, with protein sequence MGNGRMYMRGLCITFNVLLLVSGLFLFVVGVSYSFQHPPEFDHRSTLHEMYILNVFGPITVLFSILGGYAAYRDKRILLILYVVFMTCEFIAIVIIAVPMVRAQPKMEEILDRRFHSVTPLHDTEPQVQRELNKLQASDQCCGLRGHSDWGCHIPLSCYCPPLPPDNSLDSLCETVNLGLQNTTLDCQHNNTHGQTTTSVSQERWVYSKPCGPILKRHMNFLIQIMIGFISTFATIMIAAIVMSLVLLGLQIRSTEPPLNDSLDRVKYQLSPLAVT encoded by the exons ATGGGGAATGGCAGAATGTACATGAGAGGACTATGTATCACTTTCAATGTCCTGCTTCTG GTATCTGGGTTATTTCTGTTTGTAGTTGGGGTGTCATACAGCTTCCAACACCCTCCTGAG TTTGACCATCGGAGTACCCTCCATGAGATGTACATACTAAATGTGTTTGGACCCATTACTGTACTGTTCTCCATCCTGGGAGGCTACGCTGCCTACAGAGACAAGAGAATACTGCTGATCCTG tatgttgtcttCATGACCTGTGAATTCATAGCCATCGTGATCATCGCTGTGCCGATGGTTCGTGCCCAACCAAAG ATGGAGGAGATTCTGGACAGAAGGTTTCACTCTGTGACTCCTCTTCACGATACTGAACCACAGGTCCAGAGGGAGCTGAACAAACTCCAGGCATCA GATCAATGCTGTGGACTGCGAGGCCACTCAGACTGGGGCTGTCACATTCcactctcctgctactgtcctccactccctccagacaACTCATTGGACAGTCTATGTGAGACTGTAAATCTAGGCCTACAGAACACTACG CTAGACTGCCAGCACAATAACACACACGGACAAACTACAACTTCAGTGTCCCAGGAGCGCTGGGTGTACAGCAAG CCTTGTGGTCCCATCCTGAAGAGACACATGAACTTCCTGATTCAGATCATGATCGGGTTCATCTCTACATTTGCCACCATTATG ATTGCTGCCATAGTGATGTCTCTGGTACTGCTGGGCCTCCAGATTCGGTCCACAGAGCCACCGCTCAACGACAGCCTCGACAGAGTCAAGTACCAACTCAGTCCTCTAGCTGTCACCTGA